The Polyodon spathula isolate WHYD16114869_AA chromosome 13, ASM1765450v1, whole genome shotgun sequence genome includes a region encoding these proteins:
- the LOC121326022 gene encoding forkhead box protein C1-like, giving the protein MSHIYNSCVQHLGGPRSALNLTNSSMLYVYGGDSGMLPALGFTSGNMVTRQEPPQKPPYSYIALIAMAIKNASDQKVTLNGIYQFIMERFPFYHDNKQGWQNSIRHNLSLNDCFIKVPRDKGRPGKGSYWTLDPKCLDMFENGNYRRRKRKPKARGSLDLKVAKRSKVIDGEASGPGSKLGHDREITAGDPLFALPAVTIGTLSTIEGQLQKPHTDSKCLRILSNGDRAINRLFHCAKMQYPYASSADSNSKPVKQDNTLSKTSPSPTVTISVPLFQSKESVSTKEEKPTSLSNKDDSINNLATVDRTCRGADEIAQTSGTQQTPNPPSRSPIQMATAGQTSQKERPAVPTKSTDRPTGFSIDSILSNKSITKANVHVSAIDLDSLRSKYVGDRTGGTSGFTNTALMFNAQQVPGRFYHIGFPLYPYLPLTCSERLFNYH; this is encoded by the coding sequence ATGAGCCACATATACAACAGTTGTGTGCAGCATCTTGGAGGCCCGCGTTCTGCTTTGAACTTAACCAATTCTTCTATGCTATACGTGTATGGAGGAGACAGCGGTATGTTGCCTGCTTTGGGCTTTACATCAGGTAATATGGTGACGAGGCAGGAGCCACCTCAAAAACCACCCTACAGCTACATCGCTCTCATCGCCATGGCAATCAAGAACGCGTCAGACCAAAAGGTTACCCTCAACGGCATTTATCAGTTTATCATGGAACGCTTTCCTTTTTACCATGACAACAAGCAAGGCTGGCAAAACTCAATTCGGCACAACCTCTCTCTCAATGATTGTTTCATTAAGGTACCCAGAGACAAGGGCCGCCCGGGCAAAGGGAGTTACTGGACTCTCGACCCAAAATGCCTGGATATGTTTGAAAATGGGAACTACAGGCGTAGAAAACGAAAACCCAAAGCTCGAGGTTCTCTAGATCTCAAGGTTGCCAAAAGGAGCAAAGTGATAGACGGGGAGGCATCTGGCCCTGGTTCTAAACTTGGACATGACCGTGAAATCACAGCAGGAGACCCGTTATTTGCTCTTCCAGCAGTGACAATCGGCACCTTGAGCACCATTGAGGGACAGCTCCAGAAACCACACACCGACTCCAAATGCCTGAGGATTTTGTCAAATGGGGACCGCGCTATAAATAGACTTTTTCATTGTGCCAAGATGCAGTACCCTTACGCGTCTTCAGCTGACTCGAATTCTAAGCCTGTAAAGCAGGATAATACCCTGTCAAAAACTTCACCATCCCCCACTGTTACAATTTCAGTGCCACTATTTCAATCAAAGGAAAGCGTTTCAACCAAAGAGGAGAAGCCAACAAGTCTCTCCAACAAGGACGATTCTATAAATAACTTGGCAACCGTGGACAGGACGTGCAGAGGGGCGGATGAAATTGCACAGACATCTGGGACCCAGCAGACGCCTAACCCTCCTTCACGCTCGCCCATTCAAATGGCTACTGCAGGGCAAACCAGTCAGAAAGAAAGGCCAGCAGTACCGACCAAAAGCACCGATAGACCAACAGGCTTTAGTATAGATAGTATTCTGTCCAACAAAAGTATTACTAAAGCCAATGTTCATGTATCAGCTATAGATTTAGACAGCCTACGTAGCAAATATGTTGGTGATCGCACTGGAGGTACATCAGGTTTCACGAATACCGCGTTAATGTTTAATGCACAACAAGTACCTGGTCGTTTTTATCACATTGGGTTTCCGTTGTATCCTTACTTGCCTTTAACTTGCTCAGAACGATTATTCAACTATCACTAG